GACGACGAGTTCGACGTCTCCGCCGTGGGCGACACCGATGGCACGGCCAACGCCGTGGCAGAGAACGCCGCCGCTGGCGACACCGTCGGCGTCACCGCCTTTGCGAGCGACGGCGACGGCACCACCAGCGGTGTCGAATACTCCTTGAGCGAAAACCCCAACGACGCCTTCGCCATAGATGCCGACACCGGCGTGGTGACGGTAGCGGACCCGGACGGCCTAGACTTCGAGTCCGCCCAGACGATGCAGATCGAGGTCACGGCCACCTCGGAGGACGGTTCCACCTCGACCCAGACCTTCGATATCGCCATCACCGACGACGACGAGTTCGACGTCTCGGCCGTGAGCGATACCGACAACGCCGCCGACACGGTCAACGAAGGGGCTTCCGCCGGCGACACCGTGGGCGTCACCGCCTTCGCCAGCGATGGCGACGGCTCCAGCAACGGCGTCGAGTACTCCCTGAGCAACAACTCCAACGATGCGTTTGCTATCGATTCTGATAGCGGCGTGGTGACGGTGGCGGACCCGAGCGCCCTCGACTTCGAGTCTGCCCAGACCATGCAGATCGAGGTCACGGCAACGTCCGAAGACGGCTCCACCTCGACCCAGACCTTCGACATCGCCATCACCGACGACGACGAGTTCGACGTCTCCGCCGTGAGCGACATCGACGCCAGCGCCGACACCATCGCTGAGAACGCATCCGCCGGTGACACCGTCGGCGTCACCGCCTTCGCGAGCGATGGCGACGGCACCACCAGCGGCGTCGAGTACTCCCTGAGCGCGAATCCCAACGGCGCCTTCGCGATCGACGCGGATAGCGGCGTGGTCACGATCGCCGACCCGAGCGGCCTCGACTTCGAGTCTGCCCAGACCATGCAGATCGAGGTCACGGCCACCTCGCAAGATGGATCAACCTCCGCCCAGACCTTCGATATCGCGATCACCGATCACGACGAGTTCGACGTCTCCGCCGTCAGCGACAGCGACGGCAACGCCAACAGCGTGGCCGAAAACGCCGCCGCGGGCGACACCGTGGGCGTGACCGCCTTCGCGAGTGACGGCGACGGCACCAGCAACGGCGTCGAGTACTCCCTGAGTGCCAACCCCAACGACGCCTTCGCCATCGATGCCGATAGCGGCGTGGTCACGGTAGCGGACCCGAGCGGCCTCGACTTCGAATCCGCGCAAAGCATGCAGATCGAGGTGACGGCAACGTCCGACGACGGCTCCACCTCCACCCAGACCTTCGACATCGCGATCACGGACGACAACGAGTTCGATGTCTCCGCCGTCACCGACACGGACGGTGCTGGCAACACGATCAACGAGAGCGCGGCGGTCGGCGATACGGTCGGCGTGACGGCCTTCGCGAGCGATGCCGACGGCTCCAACAGCAA
The DNA window shown above is from Pseudomonadota bacterium and carries:
- a CDS encoding cadherin repeat domain-containing protein, whose protein sequence is MADPQGLDFESAQTMQIEVTATSEDGSTSTQTFDIAITDDDEFDVSPVNDDDGAANTINEGAAVGDSVGVTAFASDADGTNSGVEYSLSTNPNDAFAIDADTGVVTVADPDGLDFESAQSMQIEVTATSEDGSTSTQTFDIAITDDDEFDVSAVGDTDGTANAVAENAAAGDTVGVTAFASDGDGTTSGVEYSLSENPNDAFAIDADTGVVTVADPDGLDFESAQTMQIEVTATSEDGSTSTQTFDIAITDDDEFDVSAVSDTDNAADTVNEGASAGDTVGVTAFASDGDGSSNGVEYSLSNNSNDAFAIDSDSGVVTVADPSALDFESAQTMQIEVTATSEDGSTSTQTFDIAITDDDEFDVSAVSDIDASADTIAENASAGDTVGVTAFASDGDGTTSGVEYSLSANPNGAFAIDADSGVVTIADPSGLDFESAQTMQIEVTATSQDGSTSAQTFDIAITDHDEFDVSAVSDSDGNANSVAENAAAGDTVGVTAFASDGDGTSNGVEYSLSANPNDAFAIDADSGVVTVADPSGLDFESAQSMQIEVTATSDDGSTSTQTFDIAITDDNEFDVSAVTDTDGAGNTINESAAVGDTVGVTAFASDADGSNSNVEYSLSDNPNDAFAIDADSGVVTVADPSGLDFEAAQTVQIEVTATSDDGSTSTQTFDIAITDDDEFDVSAVTDTDGAANTIAENANAGDTVGVTAFASDADGTSNGVEYSLSANPNDAFAIDADSGVVTVADPSGLDFESAQSMQIEVTATSDDGSTSTQTFDIAITDHDEFDISAVSDSDGDANSINEGAAIGDTVGVTAFASDADGSNDAVEYTLSSNPNDAFAIDTDSGVVTVADPAALDFESAQSMQIEVTATSEDGSTSTQTFDIAITDDDEFDVSAVSDTDASANTVAENASAGDTVGVTAFASDDDGTN